The following are encoded together in the Cicer arietinum cultivar CDC Frontier isolate Library 1 chromosome 2, Cicar.CDCFrontier_v2.0, whole genome shotgun sequence genome:
- the LOC101490995 gene encoding MYB-like transcription factor 4 codes for MRKPCCDKENINKGSWSKQEDQKLIDYIRVHGEGCWGSIPKAAGLQRCGKSCRLRWLNYLRPDIKRGIFAQDEEDLIIKLHALLGNRWALIAGRLPGRTDNEVKNYWNSHIRRKLIKMGIDPNNHKLHQGFPRPCHVFGAGTSSCDESMNKDHKLSFTKEFEDDQETTIIINNSSSSLNLDLTIALPSPNRVVVVDDKTIPNCDESRTTRDMDIDLNC; via the exons ATGAGAAAACCTTGTTGTGACAAAGAAAACATCAACAAAGGTTCTTGGTCTAAGCAAGAAGATCAAAAGCTAATTGATTATATACGAGTTCATGGTGAAGGCTGTTGGGGTTCCATTCCTAAGGCTGCTG GGTTGCAACGTTGTGGCAAGAGTTGTAGGCTAAGATGGTTAAACTACTTACGACCAGACATAAAACGTGGAATTTTTGCACAAGATGAAGAAGACCTCATCATCAAGCTCCATGCCCTCCTTGGCAATCG GTGGGCACTGATTGCTGGAAGATTGCCTGGTCGTACGGATAATGAAGTGAAGAACTATTGGAATTCTCACATTCgtagaaaattaataaaaatgggAATTGATCCAAATAATCACAAGCTACACCAAGGTTTTCCTCGTCCTTGTCATGTTTTTGGTGCCGGTACATCATCATGTGATGAGTCCATGAACAAAGACCATAAACTCTCCTTCACAAAAGAATTTGAAGATGATCAAGAAACAACaatcattattaataattcTTCATCCTCTTTGAATCTTGACTTAACTATTGCTTTACCTTCACCAAATAGGGTTGTTGTTGTGGACGACAAAACTATACCTAATTGTGATGAGTCTAGGACCACTCGGGATATGGATATTGATCTTAATTGTTAG